The genomic segment ATGACGAACAAACCCGAGATTGATTACGAGCAGGCGCTAAAGGACAGCGGCATGCCGACCACTGAAGAGGCCATTCATCAGGCGTTTGCCGAACAGGTGAGCGCTGCCGGGCTTATCACCAATACCTCGCGCATGTCGCCGTTCTGGCGGCTGATTCAGGCGACGGTCACCACTCCGGTGCTGTGGCTAAAAAACGCCCTGGTGTCGGTGGTGATGAAAAACATGTTTCTGATGACCGCTGACGGGGCCTTTCTTGATGCGTTTGCCGCCGGCGTCAGCCTGTCCCGTAAACCCGCCACCGCCGCCCGTGGCGTGGTAAGGTTTTTCAAGGAAAACGCCGAAGCCGAGGTCACCGTTCCCGCTGGCACCGTTATCGAGACCGAACGCCTTAACGGCACGATTTATCGCCTGATGACCGAGGCCGATCATACCCTCGGCGCAGGAGCGGAAAGCGCCCTGGTCAACGTCAGCGCCGGGCAGACCGGCGGGGGCAGCAATCTAGCGCCGGGGTATTACCGCATTTTACCCCACGCGGTGCCGGGGATTGCCCAGGTCACTACGGAAGAGGGCTGGTTGTTGACGCCGGGGGCGGATGCGGAATCAGATGACGAGCTGCGCGAGCGCTGCCGCAATCAATATAACCTGGCAGGGAATTATCACACCGATGCGGTGTATCGCAGCATGATAGCCGCAGTGGCGGGGCTGAGCATTGACCGTATTTTCTTTGAGCACGATGCGCCACGTGGGCCGGGCACCTCCAACGCCTATCTTTTACTGGATTCCGGTGTGGCGTCAGGGCCGTTTATTCAGGCGGTCAATGCGTACATCACCACCCAGGGCCACCACGGACACGGCGATGATATGCGCTGCTTTGCCCTGCCGGATACCCGGCACGACCTCACTGTCACGCTGTTTGTGAAGAACAAGACCAATTTTACCCTTGAGGCGCTGACCACGTTGACGACCGGCTGTGAAACCCTCATCCGCTGCGCGTTTCGTGAGAATGCAGCCTATGACGTGAAAAAGACCTGGCCTCATGCGCGCTTTTCGTTTTCCTCGCTGGCCCGTTCGCTGCATCAGACGTTTGGGGCGCTGGATTCGGTCGCTTTCTCACTGTCGGATATTGTCAGCCAGCTTGACGTCCCGCGCCTGAAAACCCTGACGCTTGAGGTGAAGGATGCGTGATTTTGACAAACAATTGGACCAATTGCATCTGCCGGTCTGGATGGACAAGGGAGAGCCGGCGCGCCTGTTACGCGCCTGTCATGCTTTCTGGCGGCAGGTGTATGGCGCCCTCACCTGGTCGTTGCGCCAACTGGACGCCACCACCTGCGCGGAGTCACTGCTTAGCGTGCTGGCCTGGCAGCGCGATATTAGCCGTTTTGACGGCGAGCCGCTGGCCTTGTTTCGTCTGCGTGTGCGCTACGCCTTTGTCAATGCCCGTGACGCCGGCTCGGTAGCGGGCTTTATCGCCATCTTTGCGCGTCTGGGTATCGGCTATGTGGAAATAGTAGAGCGTCTGGACGGCCTGGATTGGGACGTGGTACGGGTGCGCCTCAGCGACGGCCAGCTAGCCGGCCATCCTGATTTGCTGCGCCAGATTATCCGGCAATACGGGCGCACCTGCCGCCGTTACCAGTTTGAGGTGATAAACGGCACTGACCTGCATCTGCGCGCCGGTTGGGTCGGCGGTGATTACCAGTGCTACAGCGCCATGCTACCCCCATCGAGAGAGAAAAACTGATGTCACAAACGATTATCACTACAGCCTTTGAGCAATGGAAAGCCCAGGAAGCCGCCGAGGAAAAGTCGGTGGTGCTGGATGAGTTTGTCTTTGCACAGGTGCTGGGGCTAGATCCTGCCGCACCCATCGACCGTAACGAAACCTTGCCCGCGGCCGAACATATCGTACACCGCCAGGCAGTGAACAAGACCGGCGTCGTCAATCAGCATGCGGTGGTGTATGCGGTGACGCTGGGAACGGAGGTCGGCGACTTTGATTTTAACTGGATTGGCCTGGCGAATCGGGCCAGCGGCACGTTGGCGATGATTGTGCATGCGCCGGTGCAGCGCAAGCGGGCCACAGCGAACGGTCAACAAGGCAATGCCATTACGCGCTCCTTTTTGATGGCGTATACCGGTGCGGCAGTGGAAACCGGTATCACCACGCCCGCCGAAAGCTGGCAGATTGATTTTACCGCCCGGCTGTCCGGCCTGGATGAACGCCAGCGCCTGATTAACCTTGACCATTACGGCGCGGCCGCTTTCTTTGGTGACGGTTTTCGGGTCACGCGCAGCGGCCAGCGGTATACGGTCACCGCCAGTATTGGCTATATCGGCGGACTGCGGGCTGAACTGACAAAAAATCAACCTTTGACCATGCGGGCCACGCCAAGCCGCGTCTGGGTAGATGCCAGCCTGCAAGGAAATGTGGTGAGCCGCTGGGAGACGGTTATCACCTTTTCCCTAGGCGAGGCCAAAACCGATTACGTGGATGAGAGCGGCTTTGCCCATTATGTGTTTGCCCTGGCGCGCATTGACGAGGACGGTACGGTAACCGACCTGCGACCGGCCGGATCGCTGTCAGAGCAGGCGGCCAACAACGCCTATCTGCGCAAGGATGACAATCTGTCGGCGCTCACCGACAAGGCGAAGAGCCGGAAACATCTGGGGCTGGGGAAACTGGCGACACAAGACAGCGAACAGGCGGCAACGCTGACCCGGGCGGGGATTAGTGCGCTGAGCAATGCCACTGACAGCGAGGAGGACACAAAAGCGGCGACGCCCAAAGCCGTCAAAACGGTACAGGATAACGCCAACCGTCGGCTCGAAAAGACGCAAAATCTGGCTGACCTGCCAGACAAAGGCATCGCTCGTCATCATCTGAATGTTCATAGTAAAAATGACGCTGATGGTCGCTACTACCAGAAAACCGGCGGTACCGTCACTGGCTCCATGATTTTACTGGGTCGCCACATCATATTTGCAGGGGGATGACCGCAAGCATTTGGGTTTTCATAATCAGGACGGTAGCGTTCGCATGTGGCTTTACAAAGACAAGGGGGGTGATGGCGTTCGGTTAAACAACGGCAATGACGGCGGCGGAGATTGGGTTTTCAATAAAAACGGGCATTTTTACTCTCCGCAGGGGCTTTGTTGAATAAATCGAACTTTTAGGTGACTGGCGGCTCTGATCACTACATTCGTTTCAACATCAGGTCCCCATGGCAAAGCAAAAGTTTAAAATCACCAACTGGCCCGCATACAACAATGCGCTCAGGCAGCGGGGGGACATGACAGTATGGCTTGATGAGTCAGCCATTGCTGCATGGACTGAGAGTACACCCCCTGAACATCGTGGCCGGCCGCTTCACTACACCGATATGGCCATTACCACGGTTCTGATGATAAAGCGCGTGTTTAACCTTTCGCTCCGGGCGTTACAGGGTTTCGTTGACGCGATTTTTAAACTGATGGGGCTGTCGCTGCGCTGCCCAGATTACTCTCTGGTCAGCCGGCGAGCAAAAACCGTCGACATCAGCATAAAAACGCCAACCCGCGGCGAAATCTCACACCTGGTCATCGATGGCACCGGCCTGAAAATCTTTGGCGAAGGCGAATGGAAAGTCAGGCAGCATGGGGCTGAGAGGCGCAGAGTATGGCGCAAGCTTCATCTGGCAGTAGATAGCGCGACACATGAAATTATCTGTGCCGATTTATCGCTAAGCGGTACGACAGATGCGCAGGCGCTGCCCGGGCTGATTAACCAAACCCACCGGAAAATCAGGGAAGCGTCGGCTGACAGTGCTTACGATACGCGTTACTGTCATGATGCTCTGCTGAGGAAAAAAATAAAGCCGCTTATCCCACCGCGAAGTGGTGCGCAATATTGGCCAGCTCGATACCATGAGCGTAACCATGCGGTGGCAAATCAGCATCTGAGCGGCAATAACGATACCTGGAAAAAGAAAGTAGGTTATCACCGACGTTCACTGGCTGAAACGGCCATGTTCCGGTTTAAAACACTTCTGGGTGGTCATCTGAGTCTGCATGACTATGACGCGCAGGTAGGTGAGGCTATGGCAATGGTCAAAGCGCTTAATCGGATCACGTTGTTAGGAATGCCAAACAGCGTTCGCATCATGTAACAATCGCCCTGATAGGGAGGAAGTCGTCACAAATTTCGGATTTATTCAACAAAGCGCTCCGCAGGCACTCCATGCCGCAGGGGCGACCTATCAAGAAGATGGCAATATTCACGGGCCGGTATGGGGCGGGCATCTCAGCGGCTGGATAGAGAAACGTATTCACGAATCCTCTGCTTTCTGGGTAGATGGGAATAACTGGTGGCGCAAGGATTTTCGCGCAGGTATTGAATTTATTACTCAGGGCGGATTTGTAGAAGGTGATAGAAATACACATGGCCGAGTGAATCTTCATGCCAATGTACCACATCGATTATTGTATGTTTCCATCACTACAATAGACTTTGGGCAGCCAGACGCAACCTGGAATCATCAGGTCAAAGATTTATCCAATGAGCGTGACGGTTTTGAATGGTTTCATGGCTGGCAGGAACGAAAAATGTATTGGATGGCAGTAGGGTATTGACAATGGAAAAAATGAAATTTAGCGCCAAAACTGCCGGTTTTTACCTGGCATCAATGATCGACTCCTACAAAAAAGTAGGATCTTTACCAGACGATTTAATCGATATTGACGATAAAACATACGCGAAGTATTGCCGGAACCCACCCAGGGGAAAAACGCGTGGTGCAGACTCACAGGGTTACCCAATATGGATTGATGCGCCCTTCATGAAGCAGCGGCGGATGGACGAAGCGACACGTGCCATAGCCCCACTCCAGGACGCTGTAGACCTCGACATGGCAACGGATGCCGAAAAAGCCGCTCTGCTGGCGTGGAAGAAATACCGCGTACTGCTAAACCGCGTGGATATCACCCAGGTGCCGGATATTGACTGGCCGGAGGCCCCTGCATGATGTGGCGCAAGTCAACATTACGGTTGACAGATAGCCTACCGCCTTTGACCTGCACCGTCTTGCCGGTGCATCCCTGGACGCCGGGGGTGGGACGCAAGGCCGCCTCGAGAAGCTACCTGAGTCCACAAAATGCCGTGCACTGACTGGCGCAAAAGCTGTCTGGCACCGGGCGCAACCTGCGCGTGATGGTGGTGATGCTTCTGCGCCACCTCACAGCCGGAATTTATGTCCCTGCTCGCCGCCTTCTCAGCGGTGTTACCCCTGCCAGTGCTGGGGCAAGTCTCGCGCATGGCGCAAACAGCGGCCACGCAGGCCATCACCCGTATGCAGCTTCCGCCTAAAGCCAGCGGCGGCTTACCTGCCCCGCAGCCGTTATCTGCCGACACACTGCGTCTGGCGCAACGAGCCAAAATCATGGCAGAGGCAAAGGCAGAAGCGGCCAGCGGGGCCAATGTGGCGCAACTACAGGCTCACTTAACCGCGCTGTCCGACGCGCGCCAGTCGGCCCACGAGGCTATCGGTCAGGCTCTGGGCGACCTGAGCCAGAAAAGCGTCAACGCCTGGGTATTTACTGGCGAAGGACTGGCGGCCTCCCTGGCGGCCAACATGCAAAAAGAGGTGCCGCCGCCCGATGCGGTGATGACCCTGGCGACGCTGTTTGCCGGAGAAGAGGTATCCGCACTGGAGGCGATGGTCCATGACAATCATCACATTGGCCCTTGATGGCGAAGTACTGTCGCTAAAAAGCCTGATAGTGACGCCCACCATGCAGTTTCAGGAAAAAGACCAGTCGGGGCAAACCTCCAGCACCGCCAACGCGGAGCAGGGCATCAAGCCCAAGGAGCTGCGCGTCTCTGGCGTTATCCCGTGTGCTGACGCGCCTGTTTGCCCTGGCTGAAGCCACCGAGGGCGGCAGGCTGAAGCGCTACCGCGTGGCGAATCATACCGCCCAGGCCATCAATTTTCGGCTGGCGACATTTAGCGGCTCGATAGAGGCCCCGAAGCAGGACAGTAAACAAGCCTGGTTGGTGACATTCACGTTACGCGAACATCTGAGCGTGCCCGAGAAGAAAGACGCACGCGAAGGCAGTCAAACCGCCGCCCAGAAATAGAATCCGGGCAAGGGGCCAGCAAACGGCCCCCCGGCGGCAGAGAGCGACGAACAATTAAGCTGGTTTGAACGCAAGGTGCTCAAACCCGTCAATGACGCGCTGGGGTAAGACTATGAAACCGATTAAACGACTGATGCTGTCAGGGGATACGGTGCCGTTGGTTGACGTAAACCTGATACTGGAGATAAGCACCAGCGGGCGCGGATTTATCACCGCCCAGACGGAAAAGGACTACAGCGGTAAGCTGGTCCGCCTTGATATCGGCTACCCTGAGCGGGTATTGCGCTGGTTTACCGGCTTTGTTGAACGTGCGCAACCTGCCGGAAAAGGTTTTCAACGGCTCTTTGTCCGCGAGATGAGCGGCATCTTTGACCACCCCTGGCCCTGTTCATTCCAGCACCCGACCTTGCGCCAGATAGCGGAGTGGATACAGGCCCAAAGCGGCCTCAGCGTGGTCCTGCCGACCGCGTCAAATGACACCGATACCCCCATTCCCCATTTTACCCACAGCGGCAGAGGCTATCAGCTGCTGGCCACCCTGGGGCCGGCATTTGGTATACAAGATTACCTTTGGCAGCCGCTGCCGGACGGCGGTATTTACCTGGGCGGTGCCGCGCACTCCCTGTTTGCCGGCAAACCGGTCTCTATCCCCCCCGGAATTCAGCCAGACACAGGCGGCAGGCAATACGCTAACGCTGCCCATGGTGCCCAGCCTGCGCCCCGGCGTGGTCGTCAACGGCATGCCGCTGATCACGGTACGCCTGGAAAATGACACCATGGCGCTGACCTGGCAGGCTGCCAACCCGCTGACGGGAAAAACCACGGCCAAATTACCCGCCCAGCGCCAGATTGATGCAGCCTACCCGGAATTGTCCGCAGGGCTGCATCTGCCGAAATTTGCGCGGGTCGTGGGGCCGAGTGAAGCGGTCAGCCGGGGTGACCTGGCCGATCCGTTCCGCCCGCGTTACGCGGTGGATGTCCAATTACTGGATGCGGACGGCAACCCGGCAGCGAATACGCCGGTATATCCGACCGTGCCGCTCCCCCTGCCGATGACCGGCGCAGAGTCGGGGCTGTTCCATTTTCCGCCGCCGGGTACGCTCCTTGAAATCGGTTTTACCGAGGGTCGCCCGGATAAGCCCTTTGTGCGCCAAATCCTCGCCCACGGCCAGACCTTGCCCGATATCAAACCCGGCGAACAGCTTCAGCAACAACGCGCGGAAGTGTTCCAGCGCGTCACCGTGGCGGGCGACTGGGAGCGCCAGACAGATCAGTCTATCCGCGAAAACGCCCAGCACCGTGAAATCACAGCGGATAGCGAAAACCGCACACTGGTGACTCGCACCACCACGGTACAGGCCACGGACAAGACCACGGTACTGAGCGGCGCCCGTCTTCTGGCCGGCAGTATCCAGCAGATCGCCGAGGGCGATTACAGTGTGGCGCCCCGCGCACACTACGTCGCCAGTATCGGGCAAAACGCGACAACGGACATTGGCGGAGACCTGATAGAGAAAATCGGCAACATCCGCCGTAGTCTGGCGACAGCACGCCAGAAAGTGATAGCCCCCGTCGTCTGGGTGGGCAGTGAACAGGTCAACGTGATGGCGCTGATGCTCGATACCCTGGACGTACTGCAAGCGCTGGCGCAGCAGACCGCCAGCCATACCCACAGCAACACGGGCGTGCCCCAGAACGCCGGCGAGATAGCGGCAACCGGGGCGAAGTCTGACGCCTTACGCCACCGGTACGCGCCCGTTATCGGCTGATCTCCCCGCACACCACGGCCCGCATTACGCGGGCTTTTTTGTGGCTGCTGCTCACAGCGCCTGAGCGCCCCGCTAAGCCTCTCTTTGCCTCAAGCCACCCACATGCCACGCATTCCACTCCGTTCAGCCACAGCGCGCCAGGGCTGCGTCATCGCCACGAAATAAGCGCATCCCCCACGGAAACGGCGCTACACCGCACCCGCCTGCACACTTTGCATCGTAAAATTTTTTCAAAATCGCCTACCCACAAATCACCCCGCCAGCCCGCGCCTGGGCTTTTGGGCGACAGGCGAAATTGTAAAGTGTGAAAAGAATTTCAGTTTTTTACAGTTTTTGGCAGCAGAGAGATACCCCACGTAAAGCACATCCCATTGAAGTCACGGTAAAAGTCATGGATTACGTGGCAAAAAGCATAAAATCAGCGCTGAAAAGGCAAGGCAGACTTTTACAGAAAACCCAGGCGTGGCGCGCCTTACGGGCGAACAGGTGGCGGAGAGGGCTTTTCAATTTTTTTCACAACTGATTGGGCTGGCAGCGTCTCGGCAGAGCCGTCAACCACGTGACGAAATCGACTGGCGTAACGTGCGGAATGAGGCTTTACGTGGTGATTTCGTGGGCGGGTAAGAATTTGCAGAGAAGAGGATTACTGTTACACTTCGCGCGGGTGCTCTGGATCTTTCTGTCCTGAGCCTCAGCAAAAGGCAGAAAGAGAAAGGCCCCGGATCGATGTTAATCAACCCGAGGCCACTCTAATGCTTACACAACATAAAGGTAGCCTCTTCCACGCCGAAAGGCAAGCTAAGGAGGCCAGGATGCCGCAAAAATTCGCTATCACCACTCTGGTGGTTATCTGTATCACCTTACTGGTGTTTACCTGGATAACCCGGAAATCACTCTGTGAGATCCATACCAGAAAAGGCGAAACGGAGGTTGCGACCATAATGGCTTACGAATCTGTGAGGTAAGGCAACCCAACGGCAGGGCTTGTCCTCGCCCGTTGGCTGTTTGAGCGGAGATCCGCGAGCGCCCATTTTTCCGGCCAGCCTCAGCGCTGGCTTTCTTACGCTCAAAGAAAAGCCCCGAAGTCGGCGCGTTGGTTTGAATGGGAATTTATGAGTGCCATTTTTTCGTCCATTCGTATAGGTAGTAGCTTTTGACACGTAAATAAAAGGATTGTATGAAAGTGAAATTCCGCGTTGAGGTGTGGTCATTTTGTGGTAAAAATTTTAATTAAACACTTTAAAATTAGCACATTAAAAATAATCAACGGGAGACGAAAGCATCCTCACACAAATTAATTTGAAGTCGGAATATTAGACCATCACCAAAATTCACATCGATACTCTCTTCTCGATGAAGCATCTTTCGAGTAACCGCCGTAATCGCTTCATCCGTGACATCGTATTTCTTGCCCGTAAAACGCGTGGTGTTCGCCTCTTGCGTGGAATGTCCCGCCAGAATACGTCCGGACAAAGTTGAATAACCGACTGAAATTTTCTTTTTCATGCCTCACCCCCGGTTTTCGCTGAATTCGGTAATAATGTATCTACACTGGGTAAATCTGGCAGGTGCATCCAGTGAGTCACGTACCCATTTAAAAATCCCTGGCAATCTCCGTCATCAAAATATGCAATATCAATATGCCCATTGCCGGTCACAAGGAGCAGCCGCCCATCTTTTGGCATTTGCTCGCTGCAAGCAATCCACCCATTATTTTCTGCATCGCTGTTTTCATTCTTCCCATCAAGCGATGTCAGCACAAACCGGGCAAGTAATACCGCATCTTCCTGGGGGATGGTCGTTTCCAGACAGGCGTAGTCGGCCAACACGCCAGCCTCATGCATCACTCTAACTTCTTCTGACACTTTTTCATTATCAATCAGGCTTTGTTGAATAAATCGAACTTTTAGGTGACTGGCGGCTCTGATCACTACATTCGTTTCAACATCAGGTCCCCATGGCAAAGCAAAAGTTTAAAATCACCAACTGGCCCGCATATAACAATGCGCTCAGGCAGCGGGGGGACCCTGACAGTATGGCTTGATGAGTCAGCCATTGCTGCATGGACTGAGAGTACACCACCTGAACATCGTGGCCGGCCGCTTCACTACACCGATATGGCCATTACCACGGTTCTGATGATAAAGCGCGTGTTTAACCTTTCGCTCCG from the Candidatus Sodalis pierantonius str. SOPE genome contains:
- a CDS encoding baseplate J/gp47 family protein, with product MTNKPEIDYEQALKDSGMPTTEEAIHQAFAEQVSAAGLITNTSRMSPFWRLIQATVTTPVLWLKNALVSVVMKNMFLMTADGAFLDAFAAGVSLSRKPATAARGVVRFFKENAEAEVTVPAGTVIETERLNGTIYRLMTEADHTLGAGAESALVNVSAGQTGGGSNLAPGYYRILPHAVPGIAQVTTEEGWLLTPGADAESDDELRERCRNQYNLAGNYHTDAVYRSMIAAVAGLSIDRIFFEHDAPRGPGTSNAYLLLDSGVASGPFIQAVNAYITTQGHHGHGDDMRCFALPDTRHDLTVTLFVKNKTNFTLEALTTLTTGCETLIRCAFRENAAYDVKKTWPHARFSFSSLARSLHQTFGALDSVAFSLSDIVSQLDVPRLKTLTLEVKDA
- a CDS encoding phage tail protein; protein product: MRDFDKQLDQLHLPVWMDKGEPARLLRACHAFWRQVYGALTWSLRQLDATTCAESLLSVLAWQRDISRFDGEPLALFRLRVRYAFVNARDAGSVAGFIAIFARLGIGYVEIVERLDGLDWDVVRVRLSDGQLAGHPDLLRQIIRQYGRTCRRYQFEVINGTDLHLRAGWVGGDYQCYSAMLPPSREKN
- a CDS encoding phage tail protein; this encodes MSQTIITTAFEQWKAQEAAEEKSVVLDEFVFAQVLGLDPAAPIDRNETLPAAEHIVHRQAVNKTGVVNQHAVVYAVTLGTEVGDFDFNWIGLANRASGTLAMIVHAPVQRKRATANGQQGNAITRSFLMAYTGAAVETGITTPAESWQIDFTARLSGLDERQRLINLDHYGAAAFFGDGFRVTRSGQRYTVTASIGYIGGLRAELTKNQPLTMRATPSRVWVDASLQGNVVSRWETVITFSLGEAKTDYVDESGFAHYVFALARIDEDGTVTDLRPAGSLSEQAANNAYLRKDDNLSALTDKAKSRKHLGLGKLATQDSEQAATLTRAGISALSNATDSEEDTKAATPKAVKTVQDNANRRLEKTQNLADLPDKGIARHHLNVHSKNDADGRYYQKTGGTVTGSMILLGRHIIFAGG
- a CDS encoding IS5-like element ISSoEn1 family transposase, with the protein product MAKQKFKITNWPAYNNALRQRGDMTVWLDESAIAAWTESTPPEHRGRPLHYTDMAITTVLMIKRVFNLSLRALQGFVDAIFKLMGLSLRCPDYSLVSRRAKTVDISIKTPTRGEISHLVIDGTGLKIFGEGEWKVRQHGAERRRVWRKLHLAVDSATHEIICADLSLSGTTDAQALPGLINQTHRKIREASADSAYDTRYCHDALLRKKIKPLIPPRSGAQYWPARYHERNHAVANQHLSGNNDTWKKKVGYHRRSLAETAMFRFKTLLGGHLSLHDYDAQVGEAMAMVKALNRITLLGMPNSVRIM
- a CDS encoding tail fiber assembly protein, which encodes MVSWLAGTKNVLDGSRVLTMEKMKFSAKTAGFYLASMIDSYKKVGSLPDDLIDIDDKTYAKYCRNPPRGKTRGADSQGYPIWIDAPFMKQRRMDEATRAIAPLQDAVDLDMATDAEKAALLAWKKYRVLLNRVDITQVPDIDWPEAPA
- a CDS encoding Hok/Gef family protein, producing MPQKFAITTLVVICITLLVFTWITRKSLCEIHTRKGETEVATIMAYESVR
- a CDS encoding DUF7446 family protein, producing the protein MKKKISVGYSTLSGRILAGHSTQEANTTRFTGKKYDVTDEAITAVTRKMLHREESIDVNFGDGLIFRLQINLCEDAFVSR
- a CDS encoding DUF551 domain-containing protein, yielding MIRAASHLKVRFIQQSLIDNEKVSEEVRVMHEAGVLADYACLETTIPQEDAVLLARFVLTSLDGKNENSDAENNGWIACSEQMPKDGRLLLVTGNGHIDIAYFDDGDCQGFLNGYVTHWMHLPDLPSVDTLLPNSAKTGGEA